A genome region from Manis javanica isolate MJ-LG chromosome 3, MJ_LKY, whole genome shotgun sequence includes the following:
- the ZBTB38 gene encoding zinc finger and BTB domain-containing protein 38 isoform X2, which yields MTVMSLSRDLKDDFHSDTVLSMLNEQRIRGILCDVTIIVEDTKFKAHSNVLAASSLYFKNIFWSHTICISSHVLELDDLKAEVFTEILNYIYSSTVVVKRQETVTDLAAAGKKLGISFLEELTDRSFTNSPGPYVFCITEKGVVKEEKNEKRHEEPAITNGPRITNAFSIIETENNNNMFSPLDLRASFKKVSDSMRTTTSLCLERTDVCHEAEPVRTLAEHSYAVSSVAEAYRSQPAREHDSSSPGKTGKENGEALAAKPKTCRKPKTLSVPQDSDSPTEDTAPPPVTSLEVNQESPQPAAGLSHSKSPDNEADVPHPREEENKSSDVPVPPPAEVPPLVYNCSCCSKSFDSSTLLSAHMQLHKPTQEPLVCKYCNKQFSTLNRLDRHEHICMRSSHVPVPGGNERFLENYPTIGQNGNSFTGPEPLLSENRIGEFSSAGSSLPEADHMVKFVNGQMLYSCVVCKRSYVTLSSLRRHANVHSWRRTYPCHYCNKVFALAEYRTRHEIWHTGERRYQCIFCLETFMTYYILKNHQKSFHAIDHRLSISKKTANGGLKPSVYPYKLYRLLPMKCKRAPYKSYRNSSYENAQENSQINEPVPGPYVIQNPHSSELPTLNFQDSVNTLTSSPAAPLETSTCQDVSTSASVPNAEGTKWGEETLKVDLDNNFYSTEVSVSSTENTPGSALPVGDVPGLPLSNSSENSASVISYSGSAPSVIVHSSQFSSVIMHSNTVAAMTSNRRAPSDPTVGQSRRDDGKPEPEKVGRVVSRPKSIKEKKKPIPGNKGETPEESKYDADPGGSLSKTTNITKETGKTETYIAKPALPGTSTSSNVAPLCQITVKIGNEAIVKRHILGSKLFCKRGRRSSYQVQEETLPQENDADANRDSPLGLCQTECVELSEMFDDASDQDSTDQPWRPYYNYKPKKKSRQLRKMRKVNWRKEDENRSPSSKCKYPAELDCAVGKAPQEKAFEEEENKEMPKLQCELCDGDKASGTGSQGRPHRHLTARPYACELCAKQFQSPSTLKMHMRCHTGEKPYQCKTCGRCFSVQGNLQKHERIHLGVKEFVCQYCNKAFTLNETLKIHERIHTGEKRYHCQFCFQSFLYLSTKRNHEQRHMREHNGKGYPCFQCPKICKTAAALGMHQKKHLFKSPSQREKNEGDMCHEDSDFLENPHAIDSDGSDQKDHVQTVAEKVL from the coding sequence ATGACAGTCATGTCCCTTTCCAGGGACCTCAAGGACGACTTTCACAGTGACACAGTGCTCTCCATGTTAAATGAGCAGCGCATTCGGGGCATTTTATGCGATGTCACAATCATCGTGGAAGACACCAAATTTAAAGCCCACAGCAATGTCCTGGCTGCTTCAAgcctttatttcaaaaatatcttttgGAGCCATACAATCTGTATTTCCAGCCACGTCCTGGAGCTGGATGATCTCAAAGCTGAAGTGTTTACAGAAATCCTTAATTATATCTACAGCTCCACGGTCGTCGTCAAGAGACAGGAAACAGTCACTGATCTTGCAGCTGCAGGGAAGAAGCTGGGGATATCCTTCTTGGAAGAGCTTACTGATCGCAGCTTCACAAATTCTCCAGGTCCCTATGTATTCTGCATTACGGAGAAGGGAGtggttaaggaagaaaaaaatgaaaaaaggcatGAAGAACCAGCTATCACGAATGGGCCAAGGATCACAAATGCGTTTTCCATCattgaaacagaaaataataataacatgttTTCTCCTCTGGACTTGAGGGCTAGTTTCAAAAAGGTCTCTGACTCCATGAGAACCACTACTAGCCTTTGCCTGGAGAGGACTGATGTCTGTCACGAGGCAGAGCCTGTCCGCACCCTGGCAGAACACTCGTATGCCGTTTCTTCGGTGGCTGAGGCATACAGGAGTCAGCCTGCACGTGAACACGATAGCAGTTCACCTGGGAAAACAGGTAAAGAAAATGGTGAAGCTCTTGCAGCAAAACCGAAAACATGCCGAAAGCCAAAGACACTCTCCGTACCACAGGATTCTGATTCACCTACAGAAGATACAGCACCCCCTCCGGTAACCAGCTTGGAGGTGAATCAAGAAAGTCCACAGCCAGCTGCAGGTCTTTCTCATTCAAAATCTCCCGACAATGAAGCAGACGTCCCCCATCCgagggaagaggaaaacaaatcctctgACGTTCCGGTGCCTCCGCCAGCAGAAGTACCCCCTCTCGTTTACAACTGTAGCTGTTGTTCCAAATCTTTTGACAGCAGCACTTTGCTCAGTGCCCACATGCAGCTCCACAAGCCCACCCAGGAGCCTTTAGTGTGCAAGTACTGCAACAAACAGTTCAGCACACTGAACAGACTGGACCGGCACGAACACATCTGTATGCGGTCAAGCCACGTGCCCGTTCCCGGAGGAAACGAGCGCTTTTTAGAAAACTATCCTACCATTGgacaaaatggaaattcattcacAGGTCCAGAACCTTTATTATCAGAAAACAGGATTGGCGAGTTTTCCAGTGCCGGAAGTTCCTTGCCAGAAGCGGACCACATGGTTAAATTTGTTAATGGACAAATGCTCTACAGTTGTGTGGTATGCAAACGCAGTTACGTGACTTTATCCAGCCTCCGACGACATGCAAATGTTCATTCATGGAGGAGAACATATCCTTGCCATTACTGCAACAAAGTATTTGCATTGGCTGAGTACAGGACAAGACATGAAATTTGGCATACGGGAGAAAGGCGGTACCAGTGCATTTTCTGCCTTGAAACTTTCATGACCTACTATATACTCAAAAACCATCAGAAGTCTTTCCATGCCATTGACCACAGACTTTCCATCAGTAAAAAAACAGCAAATGGAGGCTTGAAGCCTAGTGTTTATCCATATAAACTTTATCGGCTATTGCCTATGAAATGCAAGAGGGCTCCTTATAAGAGCTACCGCAATTCTTCCTATGAAAATGCTCAAGAAAACAGTCAGATAAATGAGCCTGTGCCTGGTCCCTATGTTATTCAGAATCCACACAGCTCTGAATTACCTACACTGAATTTCCAAGACAGTGTAAACACCTTGACCAGCAGCCCAGCCGCCCCATTGGAAACATCCACATGTCAGGACGTATCCACTTCCGCCAGTGTACCAAATGCAGAGGGTACCAAATGGGGAGAGGAGACGCTGAAAGTCGATCTTGACAATAACTTTTATTCAACTGAAGTGTCAGTTTCTTCCACTGAAAACACCCCTGGTTCCGCCCTCCCAGTGGGAGATGTGCCCGGTTTGCCCTTGAGTAATAGCAGTGAGAACTCAGCCTCCGTGATCAGCTACAGCGGTTCAGCGCCTTCGGTCATTGTGCATAGTAGCCAGTTTTCGTCGGTGATCATGCACAGTAACACTGTTGCTGCCATGACGAGCAACAGGAGGGCCCCTTCAGACCCAACTGTCGGTCAGTCCCGGAGAGATGACGGCAAACCTGAGCCAGAGAAAGTGGGTAGAGTGGTCAGCAGACCCAAAAGcattaaggagaaaaagaaacctaTACCAGGTAACAAGGGAGAAACACCAGAGGAATCGAAATATGACGCTGATCCGGGAGGGTCGTTGAGCAAAACCACAAATATCACTAAAGAAACTGGTAAAACTGAAACGTACATCGCAAAGCCGGCTCTGCCTGGGACCTCCACCAGTAGCAACGTGGCACCCCTTTGCCAAATAACAGTAAAGATTGGAAATGAAGCCATTGTGAAGAGGCATATTCTGGGGTCTAAATTATTCTGTAAAAGAGGGAGACGGTCGAGTTATCAAGTGCAGGAGGAGACTTTGCCACAGGAGAATGATGCAGATGCCAACAGAGACAGCCCACTCGGGCTTTGTCAGACCGAGTGTGTGGAGCTGAGCGAAATGTTTGATGATGCAAGTGACCAGGACTCCACGGACCAACCTTGGCGCCCTTATTACAACTACAAGCCCAAGAAGAAATCCAGGCAGttgagaaaaatgaggaaagtcAACTGGAGGAAAGAGGATGAGAACAGAAGCCCAAGCAGTAAGTGTAAATACCCGGCAGAACTGGACTGTGCTGTGGGGAAGGCTCCTCAGGAGAAGGCCTtcgaggaggaagaaaataaagagatgcCCAAGTTGCAGTGTGAGCTCTGCGATGGTGACAAGGCCTCGGGAACTGGAAGTCAAGGAAGGCCCCACCGGCATCTCACTGCCAGGCCTTATGCCTGCGAGCTCTGCGCCAAGCAGTTCCAGAGCCCTTCCACACTCAAGATGCACATGAGGTGCCACACGGGTGAGAAGCCGTACCAGTGCAAGACCTGCGGGCGGTGCTTTTCCGTGCAAGGAAACTTACAGAAACACGAACGCATCCACCTGGGCGTGAAGGAGTTCGTCTGCCAGTATTGCAACAAGGCCTTCACATTGAACGAGACCTTGAAAATCCATGAAAGAATCCATACTGGTGAGAAGCGTTATCACTGTCAGTTCTGCTTTCAGAGTTTTTTGTATCTCTCCACAAAAAGGAATCATGAGCAGAGGCACATGCGGGAACATAATGGAAAGGGCTATCCCTGCTTCCAGTGCCCCAAAATTTGCAAAACAGCGGCTGCCCTTGGAATGCACCAGAAGAAACACTTATTCAAAAGCCCAAGTCAGCGGGAGAAGAATGAAGGTGACATGTGCCATGAAGACTCAGATTTCCTGGAGAACCCACATGCCATCGATTCAGACGGCAGTGACcaaaaagatcatgtacaaacTGTTGCTGAAAAAGTCCTTTAA
- the ZBTB38 gene encoding zinc finger and BTB domain-containing protein 38 isoform X1, with protein MVTVTSKLPYPENYKRNMMTVMSLSRDLKDDFHSDTVLSMLNEQRIRGILCDVTIIVEDTKFKAHSNVLAASSLYFKNIFWSHTICISSHVLELDDLKAEVFTEILNYIYSSTVVVKRQETVTDLAAAGKKLGISFLEELTDRSFTNSPGPYVFCITEKGVVKEEKNEKRHEEPAITNGPRITNAFSIIETENNNNMFSPLDLRASFKKVSDSMRTTTSLCLERTDVCHEAEPVRTLAEHSYAVSSVAEAYRSQPAREHDSSSPGKTGKENGEALAAKPKTCRKPKTLSVPQDSDSPTEDTAPPPVTSLEVNQESPQPAAGLSHSKSPDNEADVPHPREEENKSSDVPVPPPAEVPPLVYNCSCCSKSFDSSTLLSAHMQLHKPTQEPLVCKYCNKQFSTLNRLDRHEHICMRSSHVPVPGGNERFLENYPTIGQNGNSFTGPEPLLSENRIGEFSSAGSSLPEADHMVKFVNGQMLYSCVVCKRSYVTLSSLRRHANVHSWRRTYPCHYCNKVFALAEYRTRHEIWHTGERRYQCIFCLETFMTYYILKNHQKSFHAIDHRLSISKKTANGGLKPSVYPYKLYRLLPMKCKRAPYKSYRNSSYENAQENSQINEPVPGPYVIQNPHSSELPTLNFQDSVNTLTSSPAAPLETSTCQDVSTSASVPNAEGTKWGEETLKVDLDNNFYSTEVSVSSTENTPGSALPVGDVPGLPLSNSSENSASVISYSGSAPSVIVHSSQFSSVIMHSNTVAAMTSNRRAPSDPTVGQSRRDDGKPEPEKVGRVVSRPKSIKEKKKPIPGNKGETPEESKYDADPGGSLSKTTNITKETGKTETYIAKPALPGTSTSSNVAPLCQITVKIGNEAIVKRHILGSKLFCKRGRRSSYQVQEETLPQENDADANRDSPLGLCQTECVELSEMFDDASDQDSTDQPWRPYYNYKPKKKSRQLRKMRKVNWRKEDENRSPSSKCKYPAELDCAVGKAPQEKAFEEEENKEMPKLQCELCDGDKASGTGSQGRPHRHLTARPYACELCAKQFQSPSTLKMHMRCHTGEKPYQCKTCGRCFSVQGNLQKHERIHLGVKEFVCQYCNKAFTLNETLKIHERIHTGEKRYHCQFCFQSFLYLSTKRNHEQRHMREHNGKGYPCFQCPKICKTAAALGMHQKKHLFKSPSQREKNEGDMCHEDSDFLENPHAIDSDGSDQKDHVQTVAEKVL; from the exons ATGGTAACAGTTACTTCTAAGCTTCCTTATCCTGAGAATTATAAGAGAAACATG ATGACAGTCATGTCCCTTTCCAGGGACCTCAAGGACGACTTTCACAGTGACACAGTGCTCTCCATGTTAAATGAGCAGCGCATTCGGGGCATTTTATGCGATGTCACAATCATCGTGGAAGACACCAAATTTAAAGCCCACAGCAATGTCCTGGCTGCTTCAAgcctttatttcaaaaatatcttttgGAGCCATACAATCTGTATTTCCAGCCACGTCCTGGAGCTGGATGATCTCAAAGCTGAAGTGTTTACAGAAATCCTTAATTATATCTACAGCTCCACGGTCGTCGTCAAGAGACAGGAAACAGTCACTGATCTTGCAGCTGCAGGGAAGAAGCTGGGGATATCCTTCTTGGAAGAGCTTACTGATCGCAGCTTCACAAATTCTCCAGGTCCCTATGTATTCTGCATTACGGAGAAGGGAGtggttaaggaagaaaaaaatgaaaaaaggcatGAAGAACCAGCTATCACGAATGGGCCAAGGATCACAAATGCGTTTTCCATCattgaaacagaaaataataataacatgttTTCTCCTCTGGACTTGAGGGCTAGTTTCAAAAAGGTCTCTGACTCCATGAGAACCACTACTAGCCTTTGCCTGGAGAGGACTGATGTCTGTCACGAGGCAGAGCCTGTCCGCACCCTGGCAGAACACTCGTATGCCGTTTCTTCGGTGGCTGAGGCATACAGGAGTCAGCCTGCACGTGAACACGATAGCAGTTCACCTGGGAAAACAGGTAAAGAAAATGGTGAAGCTCTTGCAGCAAAACCGAAAACATGCCGAAAGCCAAAGACACTCTCCGTACCACAGGATTCTGATTCACCTACAGAAGATACAGCACCCCCTCCGGTAACCAGCTTGGAGGTGAATCAAGAAAGTCCACAGCCAGCTGCAGGTCTTTCTCATTCAAAATCTCCCGACAATGAAGCAGACGTCCCCCATCCgagggaagaggaaaacaaatcctctgACGTTCCGGTGCCTCCGCCAGCAGAAGTACCCCCTCTCGTTTACAACTGTAGCTGTTGTTCCAAATCTTTTGACAGCAGCACTTTGCTCAGTGCCCACATGCAGCTCCACAAGCCCACCCAGGAGCCTTTAGTGTGCAAGTACTGCAACAAACAGTTCAGCACACTGAACAGACTGGACCGGCACGAACACATCTGTATGCGGTCAAGCCACGTGCCCGTTCCCGGAGGAAACGAGCGCTTTTTAGAAAACTATCCTACCATTGgacaaaatggaaattcattcacAGGTCCAGAACCTTTATTATCAGAAAACAGGATTGGCGAGTTTTCCAGTGCCGGAAGTTCCTTGCCAGAAGCGGACCACATGGTTAAATTTGTTAATGGACAAATGCTCTACAGTTGTGTGGTATGCAAACGCAGTTACGTGACTTTATCCAGCCTCCGACGACATGCAAATGTTCATTCATGGAGGAGAACATATCCTTGCCATTACTGCAACAAAGTATTTGCATTGGCTGAGTACAGGACAAGACATGAAATTTGGCATACGGGAGAAAGGCGGTACCAGTGCATTTTCTGCCTTGAAACTTTCATGACCTACTATATACTCAAAAACCATCAGAAGTCTTTCCATGCCATTGACCACAGACTTTCCATCAGTAAAAAAACAGCAAATGGAGGCTTGAAGCCTAGTGTTTATCCATATAAACTTTATCGGCTATTGCCTATGAAATGCAAGAGGGCTCCTTATAAGAGCTACCGCAATTCTTCCTATGAAAATGCTCAAGAAAACAGTCAGATAAATGAGCCTGTGCCTGGTCCCTATGTTATTCAGAATCCACACAGCTCTGAATTACCTACACTGAATTTCCAAGACAGTGTAAACACCTTGACCAGCAGCCCAGCCGCCCCATTGGAAACATCCACATGTCAGGACGTATCCACTTCCGCCAGTGTACCAAATGCAGAGGGTACCAAATGGGGAGAGGAGACGCTGAAAGTCGATCTTGACAATAACTTTTATTCAACTGAAGTGTCAGTTTCTTCCACTGAAAACACCCCTGGTTCCGCCCTCCCAGTGGGAGATGTGCCCGGTTTGCCCTTGAGTAATAGCAGTGAGAACTCAGCCTCCGTGATCAGCTACAGCGGTTCAGCGCCTTCGGTCATTGTGCATAGTAGCCAGTTTTCGTCGGTGATCATGCACAGTAACACTGTTGCTGCCATGACGAGCAACAGGAGGGCCCCTTCAGACCCAACTGTCGGTCAGTCCCGGAGAGATGACGGCAAACCTGAGCCAGAGAAAGTGGGTAGAGTGGTCAGCAGACCCAAAAGcattaaggagaaaaagaaacctaTACCAGGTAACAAGGGAGAAACACCAGAGGAATCGAAATATGACGCTGATCCGGGAGGGTCGTTGAGCAAAACCACAAATATCACTAAAGAAACTGGTAAAACTGAAACGTACATCGCAAAGCCGGCTCTGCCTGGGACCTCCACCAGTAGCAACGTGGCACCCCTTTGCCAAATAACAGTAAAGATTGGAAATGAAGCCATTGTGAAGAGGCATATTCTGGGGTCTAAATTATTCTGTAAAAGAGGGAGACGGTCGAGTTATCAAGTGCAGGAGGAGACTTTGCCACAGGAGAATGATGCAGATGCCAACAGAGACAGCCCACTCGGGCTTTGTCAGACCGAGTGTGTGGAGCTGAGCGAAATGTTTGATGATGCAAGTGACCAGGACTCCACGGACCAACCTTGGCGCCCTTATTACAACTACAAGCCCAAGAAGAAATCCAGGCAGttgagaaaaatgaggaaagtcAACTGGAGGAAAGAGGATGAGAACAGAAGCCCAAGCAGTAAGTGTAAATACCCGGCAGAACTGGACTGTGCTGTGGGGAAGGCTCCTCAGGAGAAGGCCTtcgaggaggaagaaaataaagagatgcCCAAGTTGCAGTGTGAGCTCTGCGATGGTGACAAGGCCTCGGGAACTGGAAGTCAAGGAAGGCCCCACCGGCATCTCACTGCCAGGCCTTATGCCTGCGAGCTCTGCGCCAAGCAGTTCCAGAGCCCTTCCACACTCAAGATGCACATGAGGTGCCACACGGGTGAGAAGCCGTACCAGTGCAAGACCTGCGGGCGGTGCTTTTCCGTGCAAGGAAACTTACAGAAACACGAACGCATCCACCTGGGCGTGAAGGAGTTCGTCTGCCAGTATTGCAACAAGGCCTTCACATTGAACGAGACCTTGAAAATCCATGAAAGAATCCATACTGGTGAGAAGCGTTATCACTGTCAGTTCTGCTTTCAGAGTTTTTTGTATCTCTCCACAAAAAGGAATCATGAGCAGAGGCACATGCGGGAACATAATGGAAAGGGCTATCCCTGCTTCCAGTGCCCCAAAATTTGCAAAACAGCGGCTGCCCTTGGAATGCACCAGAAGAAACACTTATTCAAAAGCCCAAGTCAGCGGGAGAAGAATGAAGGTGACATGTGCCATGAAGACTCAGATTTCCTGGAGAACCCACATGCCATCGATTCAGACGGCAGTGACcaaaaagatcatgtacaaacTGTTGCTGAAAAAGTCCTTTAA